AAGGGAAACGTCATCTTCCCTCAAGACCTGAATCTCCCAAGTCAGAGAGTGAACAGCTTGCTAAGAGGTTCAAGGGAGCTAGCCTAGAGTGACCGCTCGACAGCTCGATAATCTCCAGCGCCGCCACACTGGATCTGAACCCTCTGTTTTCTGGCCAATGATCGCCCCCCAAGAAACAGCCTTTTGGCTCATGTccagcggcgaggaggatatcaatACAACATCCTTTGCCTGCCACTGCCCCCTTCCTCCTTTACTCAACCTTCAACCATTGCCGCCTTCTCCACGCTCCGTCCCAAACCCTCTGTCAGCTCATGCGTATATGACTCCACCAAGCATCTCTCGCGCCTTCAGCGTTTAAAGACGTATCTACATCTATAGCCCTGCACATCATCGCCATTCACTCCGGCCTTATTGGTTAAGAAGGCTTGGTTTTAGCCTCTGGTGAAGACAAAATGGTTTCTCGTTCTCGGGAGTTAAGGTCTAGATAGAGAGCAACCAATATACTGCATCTTCACATTTGAGAACCCATTACCCCTCGTGTAAAGGTAGAAGGAGGTTAGAGCTGCGAATCATTTACTATATATGGCAAGCAATACACAGGAAAAGCTTGATGAGAGAGTCGTTTTCCAAGCATAAGCAGCCAAAATGTGGCCGAAGACGTCTAAAAGCGAGTCTGGAATACATTCGGCAGGGGAATATCGCCAGATAAACAACCAATTGTGACTTGTGAATCGAAAGGTGAACCACCACATTCTTTTCTCAAATACATAATCATCCCAAACCATAAATTTCatttgatcatcaagcatTCGCGGGCGAAGAGGGTCGTTCAAGTGCATGAAAGGGGTAAGGTAAATCAGGGATGTTGATAGAACCAAGGGGTCAAGAGGACAAAGAATTCCAACGCTTGCATGAGCTGGACCATTCGGGGTGAAGAAAACAAGAGTGACGAGACAGTGACATCGAAAATAGGGTAAAGGCGGGATACTAGGTAGCATACTGCAATAGTGCATTACACGTTCTGTACAATGATAACGAGGCCGGTAAGCACCCAGCCACTCCGTCCAGGATGCTCAATCATGTGAAATCAACACTCTGTTGTCTTTCTTGCCGAGCTCGAGCTCTTTCCGCTCGTCTTCGCCGGCGATTGTTTGCATAGTCGCCACTCGCATCTGTGCCGGTAAATGTGCCCGGGGACCCGATGCTGCCGTAGGGCAAGCTGGAGGGTACAGGGGGAGGTGGGGGAGAAAAGTGACTCGAGGGCGGGACAAATGATGGGGGAGGAGCAGCGCCCAAAGGAGCAGCAGAACCGGCTGCAGCCACGGCCGCCTGCTGTTCACGTTGGATTTGTTCCTGCTGCTGGCGCTCGAGTTCCTCCACCCGGCGCCATCGATCGTAGCCACCTTCGTTTCCCGATAAAGAACTCGCACTTCCGGCGCGACGACGTGagtttctcctctcccttcgTCGTGCTTCACGACTGGcggcggcttcttcttcggtcaGTCTCCTCAGAGTGACGTGCCGTCCGTCATTGTGCATCTTCACTTTGACTGACACAGGCGGAGATTCTACATGGTCGTCCCGCTGTCTACTTGTACTGCGCTGACGGCGATGGCTGGACGAGGCATCCATGGCCGTCGCTCCGGCTGCCAGACCAGGGACCACCTCCGGCAGTTCATGTCGAGACTGGACGGGAGTTGGCATCTCTGAGATTGGCTCTTGATGAATTGGAGGGGCAGGAGGGGCCCCGGAATATGGCACGTCCCCGGGTCCAGGTGTCGCGGCGCCGGCAGATATAGCGGATTCGCCATGCAGAGGCCCACGTGGTGGGCGGGTCATGTCAGTCGATGAGAGGTCGGTAGCGGTGTATGAATCGGCCCTTCTATGCTTTCGTGGGTAGAAACCGTCTCCTGTATATCGCCGCTTACTGTTTGCTCGAGCgattctctcctcttctatATCATGACGGCGCATCTCTTCCACACGCCGTTGCTCGTCATCTTTATTCCGACGTTTAAAGAGACCCCGAAGAGCTGCGAAAGCTCCGGCACCGAACAAGGCGTTACGAACTCCATGAGACGGCtgtggctctggctctgtcAGATATGTTGTATTGTAATAATAAGATGATCCTGGACTTTGTGGTCGACTGGGGGGTCTGCTTGGGGGTCTGCTTGGTGGCCGATTGAGAGGAGTCTGATAGCTTGGTTCTGGCCGTCGTCCGTCCTCCAACCTACTCATTGTGGCTTCTGTCATACTGTCAGTTCGTGTATGCGCCCGACTATAGCGACCGGATTCCGTATCACTATCTCGATCGCGCCTTCTGTCGAATAATCGTTTAACGAGAAGCGCACCACCACCGATAGCTCCTAGTTTGAGAAGCTTGTTTCCCCAGCCACCACGGCGTGACTCCTCATCGGAATACTTGTCTTCCGAATAAGACATCTGGGAGTCTTCGTGACGTTCTTTCGGACGTGAACGGCGTCGGAAGAGCTCAGCCAGACCCGCTCCTGCCGCTCCTGCCGCGGCCATGCGGCCAAAGCTGCTATGACGTCGATCTTCCACGCCTGAAGGGCCTGAAACGTAGCTGTGCCGAGCGTCATATTCAGTTCCTGTCGGATATCCCTCAGAATCGTACAGGTACGAGAGAACGAAGAATGTTGCCAGAAGTGCGAAAACAGCTATTGAGTATAAGATGAACAAGGATTTCGGGGAACCGTAGAGTGTGAGTCCAAGGGGAATTTGCACGACGCCTAAGATCGCAAGAGCACGACCAATCCACCGATGGATCTATGGCAAATTAGCTGAATGGTGCCAGGGTATAAAAAGACAATGTCTTTATTCGTCGCAACTCACAACTAGCTTCAACGGGACATGGTATCTTTTCCGCTTACTCTCAATTCTGTGCACGAGATACCCCCATAACACCTGGAAAATGACCATGACGTAGATCGCTAGCCCTATGCCATGATGTGGGTTCGTGAGACTTCTCTCAGGCCCAACTGCGAACCATCCGAGAACAAAGACCACGGTGCTCAGCAAGAGTGTCAGAACCTGGAACCAGACATGAAGTTTAAAAGCCCAGAAAGGGCTCCATCGCGAATAATATCGTATGATTAGGACGGATATGGGCACCAGACCGAGGAACACAATTGTTGCAATGACACCGTGAGCGATTATCAAGGTGCGGTACTGGGGCATATCTCGGAACCGGTTCCCCATGCCTGGAATGTATGTCAGAAAAAGTTTGACGTTCACCCAAAGTATGCGACTCCACTTACCGTTGTATCGCATAGTCTCAAAGTTCACACCCATCAAGTTGGGCAGAAGAAACGTATCGCGACCCGAGTCCCATGTTCCATCTCCGACATGCAATGTATTGGAGGCATACGTGCTGCTCCCTGGAGGCGTGAGGTCCGAATTTGACGACATGATTTCCGTATGCAACCCCCTTCGCAACAGCGACCTGCGAGACAAGCGAATGCGGGAGCCACCAAGGAGATCTATCTAGATCCCCCACTCCGAAGAATGCACCATGCGCTTGAAGGAAACACAATAGAAGCGTGATAGACGGTCGGCTGTGCCTGTCAATTAGCTCACCAGACCCAAAATGGAAGAATTTTAAGCTTCTGAAATGTTGCGGACGGAGTATTTACTTGTGTATACTCGTGAGGCTGGCGGTGGAGAGGATCGAAGCGGGGACAAGACGATAGACTGAAAAGGCTGGAAGAAATACCAAATATGGTGTCAGACAAAACATCAAAAGTGGAAACATGCAAGATAAATGATCTTACCTGAATCAGCGACAATGAAGCAATACTGGCAATAATAATCATCAGCCTTTGGAAGGGAGTAGATGGCTGGCTACTTGGGAGAGTAAGCGTTCGATCAGCGTAACAACTATTTGCCAAATCAGGTTTAGTGTGCCAACTCATATCCCGAGCAACCAGCCGCTGACTCAGTGAAGCTTATCTACACCGCCTGCTGTTTATGGACTTGCCTTGTGCCTAGGTGAACTTGTGATCCTTATCAGCTGGACCCGTGCGTATTGTAGCAGCGTAGGTTGGCGCTGGTCCTCAGTCCTTTAATCCTCATTGCCTTTTAATCTGTTCGCAACTCAACGTCATTCTGATCTGTCCTTTCTATGATTCTTTTCCACGCAAGTCAAACTGTAGAGATATGTCTTCTCAGCTTGAGATCTTCGTGAGGGCTCTCTCGCGGTGAGTATCGATTATCTTTGGTACTACTGACATGTGCTGATAAGCCCTTCATAGCCTGTTAGGATGGATATAGTATGTGACTGCGTGCTTCCAAGTCAATCTGGGGCAGGCATATCTCCTGAGAGGCTTCTATTTCAAATACTGCTGGTTGCTGACCTTATGGCTAAGTATGTTCTGCTGGTCGGCATCCTTTTATCCGCAGCCTATCAGTAATTTTCGACGACGTTCAACTGTCGGGCTGGCCATTGACTTTCCCACAATCAACGTCCTGGGCTTCGTCTGCTATACAGCATATACATCTGCCTTTCTTTACTCTCCTGTGATTCGGCGGCAATACGCTGCCCGTCACCCTTCGGATGAGGAGTCGACAGTGCGCTTCAACgactttgcctttgccttgCATGCTGTCATCCTCAGCACGTTAGTTTACACACAATTTTGGCCTAAGATCTGGGGCTTCAAAGTCTCCCGCTTCCAGACCGTTAGTAAGCCGGTTCTTGGCCTCTTCTGGGGCTCCAATGCAGCAATAGGTATAGTAGTTTGCATTGTGTTGGTTAAAAGCCCTGACCGAGGATACGATCCATCCACCTGGGCATGGATCGACGTGGTAAGTGGTTTGGAGGattgaaaaagaaatataGAGGATAATTTGTCGATTCTGACTCCACATTCTAGATTTACGCTCTTTCGTACGTGAAGTTGATCATCACCATTGTGAAGTACGTCCCTCAGGCGTGGGTCAATTATAAAAGAAAGTCCACAGAGGGGTGGAGTATCTCCCAGATACTTTTCGACTTGACTGGTGGggtcttttctcttctgcaacTAGTTTTGGACTCTTCATTTCAGAGCGACTGGAGTGGTATTACCGGAAACCCTGTGAAGTTCTTATTGTCAAACGTGACCATTCTGTTTGATTTGGTCTTTGTTGTGCAGCACTATATCCTCTACAGAGACTCCATGGAAGGCAAGATCGATCGCCATCCAGACCTCGTCACCCCCCTATTGTCGGACCCAAGAGGTGCTAGCGCTTGACCATTCTCTACTTGATATATCTCTTCATACTATGCTCCTTTCGACAATGGCTCGACCGTAATCACTTCCTTTGAACCTGCTTGGACTCATCTGCACCACGAGCATATGTAGTCTCCTTCTGGTCAGCGTAATCAAGAGAATTCTACGGGAAGACAATCTCGTAAGGCCTCCTAGCTGCCGAACTCCAACCTCAGCCGGGCAGGAGGGAAAGAGTCAGCTATCTCAAAGAGGGCAAGACAGCAGTGAACCGGCCAGcatgatcaaagacaagCACTGCTTTGGAGGCTTGTTGATACATCATGACCCTTGTTTTGCTGACACCGCTCTTTTTACAGCCACCCGGCGGGCTTTTCTGGGGCCGTCCCGTATTTCCATTTTTATCCATTCTTTCTGCACAATATTTTCTCGGGAGGATAAGCACTGAGATTAACACAGTGGGGTTGCATTGAAACCAGCGTTCGCTTGATGGGGCCATCACAGTGAATATGACCGCCATCTGCAGGTAAGACAGGAACCGAGAGGATGTAAGACCAAGGTAAGTGTATCCAGTCCAGTGACTCCAGTCACCAAGGTGCGGGGGCCCTTATCAAGGAGAATTGCCATGCATGGTTGTGGCTTAACCACAGTGAGAAAAGTATATTTCTTTTATCTTCTCCTAGTTGTGGTGCAGTTATGCTCATTGTCCACACCGCAC
The DNA window shown above is from Aspergillus fumigatus Af293 chromosome 1, whole genome shotgun sequence and carries:
- a CDS encoding putative L-cystine transporter — its product is MFCWSASFYPQPISNFRRRSTVGLAIDFPTINVLGFVCYTAYTSAFLYSPVIRRQYAARHPSDEESTVRFNDFAFALHAVILSTLVYTQFWPKIWGFKVSRFQTVSKPVLGLFWGSNAAIGIVVCIVLVKSPDRGYDPSTWAWIDVIYALSYVKLIITIVKYVPQAWVNYKRKSTEGWSISQILFDLTGGVFSLLQLVLDSSFQSDWSGITGNPVKFLLSNVTILFDLVFVVQHYILYRDSMEGKIDRHPDLVTPLLSDPRGASA